The proteins below come from a single Molothrus ater isolate BHLD 08-10-18 breed brown headed cowbird chromosome 3, BPBGC_Mater_1.1, whole genome shotgun sequence genomic window:
- the MDH1 gene encoding malate dehydrogenase, cytoplasmic: MGEPVRVLVTGAAGQIAYSLLYSIAKGDVFGKDQPLILVLLDITPMMTVLEGVVMELQDCALPLLREVIPTDKEEVAFKDLDVAILVGSMPRREGMERKDLLKANVKIFKSQGAALDKYAKKTVKVVVVGNPANTNCLIASKSAPSIPKENFSCLTRLDHNRAKSQIALKLGVTANDVKNVIIWGNHSSTQYPDVNHAKVNVKGKEVGVYEAIKDDSWLKGDFIVTVQQRGAAVIKARKLSSAMSAAKAICDHVRDIWFGTPAGEFVSMGVISDGNSYGVPEDLLYSFPVVIKDKTWKFVEGLPINDFSREKMELTAKELTEEKETAVEFLSSA, translated from the exons GGTGAGCCTGTCAGAGTGCTGGTGactggagcagctgggcagaTTGCTTACTCCCTCCTCTACAGCATTGCCAAGGGCGATGTCTTCGGCAAAGACCAG cctCTTATTCTTGTGCTGCTGGACATCACTCCTATGATGACGGTACTGGAAGGTGTGGTGATGGAGCTGCAGGACTGTGCTCTGCCGCTGCTCAGAG agGTCATTCCAACAGACAAGGAGGAAGTTGCATTCAAAGACCTTGATGTAGCAATTCTGGTTGGCTCCATGCCAAGGAGAGAGGGCATGGAGAGGAAGGATTTACTCaaagcaaatgtaaaaattttCAAGTCTCAGGGTGCAGCCTTGGACAAGTATGCCAAAAAGACTGTCAAG gtTGTGGTTGTTGGGAATCCAGCAAATACCAACTGCCTAATTGCATCAAAGTCAGCCCCATCCATACCAAAGGAAAACTTCAGCTGCTTGACTCGTTTGGATCACAACAGAGCCAAATCTCAG ATTGCTCTGAAACTTGGTGTGACTGCTAATGATGTGAAGAATGTCATCATCTGGGGCAACCACTCCTCCACTCAATATCCTGATGTTAACCATGCAAAGGTAAAtgtgaaaggaaaggaagttgGAGTCTATGAAGCTATAAAAGATGACAGCTGGCTGAAGGGAGACTTTATTGTG ACTGTTCAGCAACGTGGAGCAGCTGTTATTAAGGCCAGGAAGCTGTCCAGTGCCATGTCAGCTGCCAAAGCTATCTGTGATCATGTGAGGGACATCTGGTTTGGCACTCCAGCG GGGGAGTTTGTTTCAATGGGAGTAATTTCTGATGGCAATTCTTATGGTGTTCCTGAAGACCTGCTGTATTCATTCCCTGTTGTGATCAAG GACAAGACCTGGAAGTTTGTTGAGGGTCTTCCTATTAATGATTTTTCTCGTGAGAAGATGGAACTTACTGCTAAGGAGTTAACTGAAGAGAAGGAGACTGCTGTGGAATTCCTCTCCAGTGCATGA